The proteins below come from a single Miscanthus floridulus cultivar M001 chromosome 1, ASM1932011v1, whole genome shotgun sequence genomic window:
- the LOC136492460 gene encoding uncharacterized protein has protein sequence MATLARWHPPLPPAPLAAGAAASTARPLARRRIPRRAATVVSPRAFGGADFDGFVRRAWRSANAGAERLAFEARQAAQRLDGRFSISRRLAEASRAARARAVEIDAELGIGRRWRSFSVDFSRNWPRYRRGINDFMETPIGRALATIFFLWLALSGWLFRIFIFGTFVLPFAAPLLLGTFANRVAIEGTCPACKRRFVGYRNQVIRCMNCQNIVWQPNNSSSGGTRSSRSSEPDVIDVEYEEK, from the exons ATGGCGACGCTCGCGCGGTGGCATCCACCACTACCACCAGCCCCACTGGCCGCTGGGGCAGCCGCTTCTACTGCCCGCCCCCTCGCTCGACGGCGGATCCCGCGCCGAGCCGCGACCGTGGTCTCCCCGCGCGCGTTCGGCGGCGCGGACTTCGATGGCTTCGTGCGGCGCGCGTGGCGGAGCGCCAACGCTGGGGCCGAGCGGCTCGCcttcgaggcacggcaggccgcGCAGCGGCTGGACGGCAGGTTCTCGATCTCCCGGAGGCTCGCGGAGGCCTCCCgtgccgcccgcgcccgcgccgttgagatcgacgccgagctcggcatcgggcggcggtggcgctccttcTCCGTCGACTTCTCCCGCAACTGGCCCAGG TATCGGAGGGGGATCAATGACTTCATGGAAACTCCCATCGGGAGAGCATTAGCT ACAATATTTTTCCTATGGCTTGCACTGTCAGGGTGGTTGTTCAGAATTTTCATTTTTGGCACGTTTGTGCTGCCATTTGCTGCCCCTCTTCTCCTTGGGACCTTTGCTAACAGGGTTGCCATTGAG GGAACAtgcccagcatgcaaaaggcgtTTTGTGGGCTACCGCAACCAAGTGATTCGGTGCATGAACTGCCAAAACATCGTATGGCAGCCAAATAACAGCTCATCTGGTGGCACTAGAAGTTCACGAAGCTCAGAACCTGATGTAATTGATGTAGAATACGAAGAGAAGTAA
- the LOC136492470 gene encoding haloacid dehalogenase-like hydrolase domain-containing protein Sgpp isoform X2, with protein sequence MPLGGRIQFGPACCRPPSLAAASPLSSPATSPRSISISTSNSCGFSRRGARKKRRCISWTVSAATPADMATNSALTKLAPLEAILFDIDGTLCDSDPIHFCAFRDLLQQVGFNDGVPITEEFYSATISGGHNDDLARALFPDMDHQKAMQFMDDKEALFRKLAPGQLKALDGLHELCGWIEGRNLKRAAVTNAPRANAELMLSLLGLTDFFPVLVIGPECDRAKPFPDPYLKALQLIDASPEHTFIFEDSASGVRAGVAAGVPVVGLTTRNPGKVLKDAGASLLAKDFQDPALLSVLQEIEPAAANAQG encoded by the exons ATGCCGCTGGGCGGACGAATCCAATTCGGGCCTGCCTGCTGTCGGCCTCCCTCCCTCGCCGCCGCCTCTCCACTATCATCTCCAGCGACCTCTCCAAGAAGCATCAGTATCAGCACCAGCAACAGCTGTGGTTTCAGCAGAAGAGGGGCGAGGAAGAAGCGCCGCTGCATTTCTTGGACGGTGAGCGCGGCTACTCCGGCGGACATGGCGACCAACAG CGCCCTGACGAAGCTGGCGCCGCTGGAAGCCATCCTGTTCGACATCGACGGCACGCTCTGCGACTCCGACCCCATCCACTTCTGCGCCTTCCGAGACCTCCTGCAGCAG GTAGGCTTCAACGACGGTGTTCCCATCACCGAGGAGTTCTACAGTGCCACAATTAGTGGGGGACACAACGACGACCTCGCTAGGGCGCTGTTCCCGGACATGGATCACCAGAAGGCGATGCAGTTCATGGATGACAAAGAAGCTTTGTTCAGAAA GTTGGCACCAGGACAGCTGAAGGCCTTGGATGGACTGCACGAGCTGTGCGGATGGATCGAGGGCCGCAACCTGAAGCGCGCGGCAGTGACCAACGCTCCGAGGGCGAACGCCGAGCTGATGCTGTCGCTGCTGGGGCTCACCGACTTCTTCCCGGTGCTCGTCATCGGGCCCGAGTGCGACCGGGCCAAGCCGTTCCCTGACCCGTACCTCAAGGCCCTCCAGCTCATCGACGCATCGCCTGAACACACCTTCATATTTGAA GACTCTGCATCGGGGGTCCGAGCCGGTGTGGCTGCTGGAGTGCCTGTGGTTGGCCTGACGACCAGGAACCCTGGGAAGGTGCTGAAAGACGCAGGAGCCAGCTTGCTGGCCAAAGATTTTCAGGACCCAGCGCTGCTGTCGGTGCTTCAAGAGATCGAACCCGCAGCGGCGAATGCGCAAGGCTGA
- the LOC136492451 gene encoding eukaryotic translation initiation factor 3 subunit B-like isoform X1 translates to MALAISMEGIEARARELGVDLSAVDLDSIALPAGEDFGILSDDEEVLRSEDPPELEMGLSNIIVVDNLPVVPPEKFDKLENVIRKIYSQIGVIKENGLWMPVNPETKKTYGYCFIEYNTPQQEAELAREKTNGYKLDKSHIFAVNLLDDFEKYMKVPDTWTPAEIKPYTAGENLLKWLTDEKARDQFVIRAGTLTEVYWNDARKLAPELVFQKQYWTDSFIQWSPLGTYLATVHRQGSQVWGGENGFERLMRFAHPMLKLIDFSPSERYLVTYSSHEPSNPRDTHRVVLNIFDVRTGKVMRDFKGSADDYTTGGNIGVSGVSWPIFRWGGGKDDKYFARLGKNIISVYETNTFSLLDKKSLKVENVVDFSWSPTDPIISLFVPEMGGGNQPARVSLVQIPGKEELRQKNLFSVSDCKMYWQNSGEYLAVQVDRYTKTKKSTYTGFELFRIKERDIPIEVLELENKNDKIIAFAWEPKGHRFAIIHGDGPRPDVSFYTMRTANNTSRVSKLTTLKAKQANALYWSPAGRFIVLAGLKGFNGQLEFYNVDELETMATGEHFMATDIMWDPTGRYLATAVTSVHEMENGFQIWSFNGKHLYKVSKDHFYQFIWRPRPPSLLTSEKEEEISRNLKKYSKKYEQEDQDAFNQLSEQDRKRRTQLQEEWDSWVAKWKQMHEEERAYRMELRDGEASDEEEEYEAKEVEVEEVVDVRQEVLAFDLDQE, encoded by the exons ATGGCGCTGGCAATCTCCATGGAGGGCATcgaggcgcgggcgcgggagCTCGGGGTGGACCTCTCCGCTGTCGATCTGGACTCCATCGCCCTCCCGGCCGGCGAGGACTTTGGCATCCTCAG TGATGACGAGGAGGTACTTCGTAGTGAGGATCCTCCAGAACTTGAAATGGGTTTATCCAACATTATTGTAGTGGACAATCTGCCAGTTGTTCCTCCAGAAAAGTTTGATAAGCTTGAGAATGTCATACGCAAGATCTACAGCCAAATTGGTGTGATAAAAGAAAATGGTCTATGGATGCCTGTAAACCCAGAGACAAAGAAGACATATGGCTACTGTTTCATTGAGTATAATACCCCTCAG CAGGAAGCTGAGCTGGCTAGGGAAAAAACCAATGGGTACAAACTCGACAAGTCTCACATCTTCGCAGTTAATTTGCTTGATGATTTCGAGAAGTACATGAAAGTTCCTGACACATGGACCCCCGCTGAAATTAAGCCATACACTGCTGGA GAAAATCTTCTGAAGTGGCTAACTGATGAAAAGGCCCGAGACCAATTTGTCATTCGTGCTGGCACACTAACTGAAGTTTATTGGAATGATGCAAGAAAGCTAGCACCTGAGCTTGTGTTTCAAAAGCAG TACTGGACAGATAGTTTCATTCAGTGGTCCCCTCTGGGAACGTACTTGGCAACGGTTCATAGGCAGGGATCGCAGGTGTGGGGTGGTGAAAATGGCTTTGAGCGTCTGATGCGTTTTGCTCATCCCATG TTGAAACTGATTGACTTCTCTCCTAGCGAAAGATATTTGGTCACATACAGCAGCCATGAGCCCAGCAACCCTAGAGACACACAT AGGGTTGTCCTGAATATCTTTGATGTAAGGACTGGGAAGGTGATGCGAGACTTTAAGGGAAGCGCCGATGATTATACTACTGGCGGGAATATTGGGGTTTCTGGTGTTTCATGGCCTATTTTCAG GTGGGGTGGTGGAAAGGATGACAAATATTTTGCGAGGCTTGGGAAGAATATAATATCTGTCTATGAAACCAATACATTCTCCCTTCTTGATAAAAAGTCTTTGAAGGTAGAAAATGTAGTGGACTTCAGCTGGTCTCCCACTGATCCTATCATATCTCTGTTTGTGCCTGAAATGGGTGGTGGAAATCAGCCTGCGAGG GTGAGTCTAGTGCAAATCCCTGGCAAAGAGGAGCTGCGACAGAAAAACCTTTTCAGTGTCAGTGATTGCAAAATGTATTGGCAGAACAGTGGAGAATATCTTGCTGTTCAAGTTGATAGGTACACAAAAACAAAAAAGAGCACCTACACTGGGTTTGAGCTGTTTAGAATTAAGGAGAGGGATATCCCAATTGAGGTCCTTGAACTCGAGAACAAGAATGACAAGATCATTGCATTTGCATGGGAACCTAAAGGACATCGCTTTGCTATCATTCATGGTGATGGCCCTAGGCCTGATGTTAGCTTCTACACCATGCGAACAGCCAATAACACTAGCCGTGTGTCCAAGCTCACAACCCTCAAGGCCAAGCAAGCTAATGCTTTGTACTGGTCTCCTGCTGGGCGCTTCATTGTTCTTGCTGGACTGAAGGGTTTCAACGGACAGCTGGAATTCTACAATGTTGATGAACTAGAGACAATGGCAACAGGAGAGCATTTTATGGCAACGGATATCATGTGGGATCCAACTGGGAG ATATCTCGCGACTGCAGTTACCTCAGTTCATGAAATGGAGAACGGCTTTCAAATATGGTCCTTTAATGGCAAGCATCTTTACAAGGTGTCAAAGGATCATTTCTATCAG TTCATATGGCGCCCGAGACCACCCTCACTACTGACCTCCGAGAAGGAAGAAGAGATCTCAAGGAACCTGAAGAAGTACAGCAAGAAGTACGAACAAGAGGACCAGGACGCGTTTAACCAGTTGAGCGAGCAGGACAGGAAGAGGCGGACACAGCTTCAGGAAGAATGGGACTCATGGGTTGCCAAGTGGAAGCAGATGCATGAGGAGGAGCGCGCTTACAGGATGGAGCTCAGGGATGGGGAGGCCAGTGACGAGGAGGAAGAGTACGAGGCCAAGGAAGTTGAGGTGGAGGAAGTCGTTGATGTCCGTCAAGAAGTTCTTGCATTCGACCTAGATCAGGAGTGA
- the LOC136492470 gene encoding haloacid dehalogenase-like hydrolase domain-containing protein Sgpp isoform X1 translates to MPLGGRIQFGPACCRPPSLAAASPLSSPATSPRSISISTSNSCGFSRRGARKKRRCISWTVSAATPADMATNSGSALTKLAPLEAILFDIDGTLCDSDPIHFCAFRDLLQQVGFNDGVPITEEFYSATISGGHNDDLARALFPDMDHQKAMQFMDDKEALFRKLAPGQLKALDGLHELCGWIEGRNLKRAAVTNAPRANAELMLSLLGLTDFFPVLVIGPECDRAKPFPDPYLKALQLIDASPEHTFIFEDSASGVRAGVAAGVPVVGLTTRNPGKVLKDAGASLLAKDFQDPALLSVLQEIEPAAANAQG, encoded by the exons ATGCCGCTGGGCGGACGAATCCAATTCGGGCCTGCCTGCTGTCGGCCTCCCTCCCTCGCCGCCGCCTCTCCACTATCATCTCCAGCGACCTCTCCAAGAAGCATCAGTATCAGCACCAGCAACAGCTGTGGTTTCAGCAGAAGAGGGGCGAGGAAGAAGCGCCGCTGCATTTCTTGGACGGTGAGCGCGGCTACTCCGGCGGACATGGCGACCAACAG CGGCAGCGCCCTGACGAAGCTGGCGCCGCTGGAAGCCATCCTGTTCGACATCGACGGCACGCTCTGCGACTCCGACCCCATCCACTTCTGCGCCTTCCGAGACCTCCTGCAGCAG GTAGGCTTCAACGACGGTGTTCCCATCACCGAGGAGTTCTACAGTGCCACAATTAGTGGGGGACACAACGACGACCTCGCTAGGGCGCTGTTCCCGGACATGGATCACCAGAAGGCGATGCAGTTCATGGATGACAAAGAAGCTTTGTTCAGAAA GTTGGCACCAGGACAGCTGAAGGCCTTGGATGGACTGCACGAGCTGTGCGGATGGATCGAGGGCCGCAACCTGAAGCGCGCGGCAGTGACCAACGCTCCGAGGGCGAACGCCGAGCTGATGCTGTCGCTGCTGGGGCTCACCGACTTCTTCCCGGTGCTCGTCATCGGGCCCGAGTGCGACCGGGCCAAGCCGTTCCCTGACCCGTACCTCAAGGCCCTCCAGCTCATCGACGCATCGCCTGAACACACCTTCATATTTGAA GACTCTGCATCGGGGGTCCGAGCCGGTGTGGCTGCTGGAGTGCCTGTGGTTGGCCTGACGACCAGGAACCCTGGGAAGGTGCTGAAAGACGCAGGAGCCAGCTTGCTGGCCAAAGATTTTCAGGACCCAGCGCTGCTGTCGGTGCTTCAAGAGATCGAACCCGCAGCGGCGAATGCGCAAGGCTGA
- the LOC136492451 gene encoding eukaryotic translation initiation factor 3 subunit B-like isoform X2, with protein MALAISMEGIEARARELGVDLSAVDLDSIALPAGEDFGILSDDEEVLRSEDPPELEMGLSNIIVVDNLPVVPPEKFDKLENVIRKIYSQIGVIKENGLWMPVNPETKKTYGYCFIEYNTPQEAELAREKTNGYKLDKSHIFAVNLLDDFEKYMKVPDTWTPAEIKPYTAGENLLKWLTDEKARDQFVIRAGTLTEVYWNDARKLAPELVFQKQYWTDSFIQWSPLGTYLATVHRQGSQVWGGENGFERLMRFAHPMLKLIDFSPSERYLVTYSSHEPSNPRDTHRVVLNIFDVRTGKVMRDFKGSADDYTTGGNIGVSGVSWPIFRWGGGKDDKYFARLGKNIISVYETNTFSLLDKKSLKVENVVDFSWSPTDPIISLFVPEMGGGNQPARVSLVQIPGKEELRQKNLFSVSDCKMYWQNSGEYLAVQVDRYTKTKKSTYTGFELFRIKERDIPIEVLELENKNDKIIAFAWEPKGHRFAIIHGDGPRPDVSFYTMRTANNTSRVSKLTTLKAKQANALYWSPAGRFIVLAGLKGFNGQLEFYNVDELETMATGEHFMATDIMWDPTGRYLATAVTSVHEMENGFQIWSFNGKHLYKVSKDHFYQFIWRPRPPSLLTSEKEEEISRNLKKYSKKYEQEDQDAFNQLSEQDRKRRTQLQEEWDSWVAKWKQMHEEERAYRMELRDGEASDEEEEYEAKEVEVEEVVDVRQEVLAFDLDQE; from the exons ATGGCGCTGGCAATCTCCATGGAGGGCATcgaggcgcgggcgcgggagCTCGGGGTGGACCTCTCCGCTGTCGATCTGGACTCCATCGCCCTCCCGGCCGGCGAGGACTTTGGCATCCTCAG TGATGACGAGGAGGTACTTCGTAGTGAGGATCCTCCAGAACTTGAAATGGGTTTATCCAACATTATTGTAGTGGACAATCTGCCAGTTGTTCCTCCAGAAAAGTTTGATAAGCTTGAGAATGTCATACGCAAGATCTACAGCCAAATTGGTGTGATAAAAGAAAATGGTCTATGGATGCCTGTAAACCCAGAGACAAAGAAGACATATGGCTACTGTTTCATTGAGTATAATACCCCTCAG GAAGCTGAGCTGGCTAGGGAAAAAACCAATGGGTACAAACTCGACAAGTCTCACATCTTCGCAGTTAATTTGCTTGATGATTTCGAGAAGTACATGAAAGTTCCTGACACATGGACCCCCGCTGAAATTAAGCCATACACTGCTGGA GAAAATCTTCTGAAGTGGCTAACTGATGAAAAGGCCCGAGACCAATTTGTCATTCGTGCTGGCACACTAACTGAAGTTTATTGGAATGATGCAAGAAAGCTAGCACCTGAGCTTGTGTTTCAAAAGCAG TACTGGACAGATAGTTTCATTCAGTGGTCCCCTCTGGGAACGTACTTGGCAACGGTTCATAGGCAGGGATCGCAGGTGTGGGGTGGTGAAAATGGCTTTGAGCGTCTGATGCGTTTTGCTCATCCCATG TTGAAACTGATTGACTTCTCTCCTAGCGAAAGATATTTGGTCACATACAGCAGCCATGAGCCCAGCAACCCTAGAGACACACAT AGGGTTGTCCTGAATATCTTTGATGTAAGGACTGGGAAGGTGATGCGAGACTTTAAGGGAAGCGCCGATGATTATACTACTGGCGGGAATATTGGGGTTTCTGGTGTTTCATGGCCTATTTTCAG GTGGGGTGGTGGAAAGGATGACAAATATTTTGCGAGGCTTGGGAAGAATATAATATCTGTCTATGAAACCAATACATTCTCCCTTCTTGATAAAAAGTCTTTGAAGGTAGAAAATGTAGTGGACTTCAGCTGGTCTCCCACTGATCCTATCATATCTCTGTTTGTGCCTGAAATGGGTGGTGGAAATCAGCCTGCGAGG GTGAGTCTAGTGCAAATCCCTGGCAAAGAGGAGCTGCGACAGAAAAACCTTTTCAGTGTCAGTGATTGCAAAATGTATTGGCAGAACAGTGGAGAATATCTTGCTGTTCAAGTTGATAGGTACACAAAAACAAAAAAGAGCACCTACACTGGGTTTGAGCTGTTTAGAATTAAGGAGAGGGATATCCCAATTGAGGTCCTTGAACTCGAGAACAAGAATGACAAGATCATTGCATTTGCATGGGAACCTAAAGGACATCGCTTTGCTATCATTCATGGTGATGGCCCTAGGCCTGATGTTAGCTTCTACACCATGCGAACAGCCAATAACACTAGCCGTGTGTCCAAGCTCACAACCCTCAAGGCCAAGCAAGCTAATGCTTTGTACTGGTCTCCTGCTGGGCGCTTCATTGTTCTTGCTGGACTGAAGGGTTTCAACGGACAGCTGGAATTCTACAATGTTGATGAACTAGAGACAATGGCAACAGGAGAGCATTTTATGGCAACGGATATCATGTGGGATCCAACTGGGAG ATATCTCGCGACTGCAGTTACCTCAGTTCATGAAATGGAGAACGGCTTTCAAATATGGTCCTTTAATGGCAAGCATCTTTACAAGGTGTCAAAGGATCATTTCTATCAG TTCATATGGCGCCCGAGACCACCCTCACTACTGACCTCCGAGAAGGAAGAAGAGATCTCAAGGAACCTGAAGAAGTACAGCAAGAAGTACGAACAAGAGGACCAGGACGCGTTTAACCAGTTGAGCGAGCAGGACAGGAAGAGGCGGACACAGCTTCAGGAAGAATGGGACTCATGGGTTGCCAAGTGGAAGCAGATGCATGAGGAGGAGCGCGCTTACAGGATGGAGCTCAGGGATGGGGAGGCCAGTGACGAGGAGGAAGAGTACGAGGCCAAGGAAGTTGAGGTGGAGGAAGTCGTTGATGTCCGTCAAGAAGTTCTTGCATTCGACCTAGATCAGGAGTGA